Genomic DNA from Vanrija pseudolonga chromosome 3, complete sequence:
CCTCTCTACTACACCTCTACAGCTGGAACCTAAACCCAGCCTCTATCTGTACACGAGTCGGACCGTTCGGTCCCAGGTCCTCCCCTCGGTCGAGCTTGCGATTCTGTTTGACGAGGTactggcgcttggcgagcaCCACGATGATGAGCAGTACCGACGCGACGAGATTGACGATGAACGCGACGGTGTATCGCGGCGGGTCGAAGTAGAGGTACGGTGTCCAGATGTTGGGCGAGTTGTCGATCGAGTTGATGAGCGCGATCGCGATGGCGCGCTTGACGGACGGGCCGACGATGCTCGACGACATCCACGAGAGCATGACGATTGATGCCGAGtagaacgacgacggcatgaTCATCATGGCGAGGTAGCGCGGCGCGAAGGATGTCGTGGTGAGCGCGAGAACCATGGCGACGATACACACGCAGAACGAGACCACGACGTGCATTGTGCGTTCTTGCACCTTGTCCGAATGCCACCCGACGATGGAGATGACGACTGCGCAGAGCAGgtacggcggcgacgtgagCCACAGCGTTGTCGTGTCGCTGAAGCCTAGGCCCTTGACCACCATCGGGAAGAAGTTGACCACTCCCGAGGCGATGTAGTTACATGtcagggcggcggcgacgaacCAGACCTTGACCTGGGCGCGTCAGCTCGCTCCCTGCAACTCCACTCACGTCCGTGACCGCGAGCTTGAACGCGTCCCAGGATCCGATCTCGTCTCCCGCGTCCTTCGTGAACCTGTCCTGCTCGAGAACGTACTTGAGCCGGTCACGTTCTACAGGAGTGAGCCAACCGAACGACTCGGGGCGGTTCGGGATGATCAAGGCAAAGACAAAGGCCGCAGCGACGGTAAGAAGGCCTGAGTGTGAGTAGGTGGCTGGGGTTAAAACACCTACCCTCGACGATGaagagccagcgccagcctcGCAGCCCGCGGTAACCCTCGAGCTGCATACACGCGAGGGCGAAGAGGCCACCGAATGCGTTGCCGAACTGCGAGCCGGTGTACAggatggcggcgcgcagcgccatCTGCTTCTTGGTATAGAAGAGCGTGAGGAGAAACATTGCGCCTGGGGCGTCAGTCGGCCTGGGCCTCGGGTCGGGACTGCTCGCCCCGTCGACGTACCAGGGAAGAAGGCCGCTTCGGTCACTCCAAGCAGCAATCGGCACACGACCAGACCGCGGAAGCTCCGCACGGCGCCAGTACAAGCCGACACGGCGCCCCACAGGGCACACATGAGGCAGATGTAGATCCCGGGGCGggacgtgcgcgccgcgacgatgTTGGACGGGATCTGGAACGagactggggtcagcggggtgATGTAGTGGACATACTATAGCTGATGAAGAGCACCGACACGGCCGTTGAGAAGTCCTTGGCGCTCATCCCGAGGTCGACGGTCATGCCACCGATGTTTGCCGTCGCGACGTCTGGTGGTGGGTTAGCTCATCCGCAGATCAAACCCACTGTTGCGGTCGATAAAGTTGAGGATGTACAGGATGATTAGGATCGGCAGGAGGAGCGTATCGACCTTGCGCGTCACGCTGCGGTCCATGCGCTGCAGagcgtcctcgtccagccccgccaacgacggcggGAGGCGGATGGCCAGGTGCCGATCGACCGGCGTGCCGGGCTTCACTGGCGTCGCAGCGAGCAGGggcgtgcgctcgctcgccgtgcccGGGGTGCACGCCCCGGCGTCCCCCGTGGTCATGTTAGCTGGTTAGTGAGTGCGTTGGATGGAAAGTAAAGAGAGATGAAGGCTCCACAATTGATCAGCTGTAAGTTGCGGGACGCGGTCCGGTGCTCGACGGACAAGGCCGATGGACGGCTTTTCGTGATCGGGCGACACCCACCATCTCCACATTCGTTCGGGTTCGTTggcaccgccgtcggctGGGGCTGTCTGCTTCTTCGTGCATTTGCATGTGTGATTAGAGAAGGGACGTCAGAGATAAGGAGGATGAGTGACATGTCTTGCGAAGTGTTGGCCGGTGGCCTGTCATGCGCCATGTGGCCACACACAGAGTTGATGGCTagctgccgccggctcggtgcCACCTGCTCGTTCAACGCACCCATGCCACTCCGAGTCCACGGCCCTGCTTGGAACCCTCCGCAGACCACCGAGGTCCTCACCGAGGCCACGTCCGAGGTCCTTTGAGCCCCCACCCGAACCGTTCCAACTCCCGGATGGATAACTCCGGGGCCTGCGTTACTCACCGCCGACAACCACCCGGAGCTGAGCTGGAGCAGGCGGGTCCGAGACTGTCGACGACGCATACCGTCAACGCCATAGAGAGTGGACTCAGTACAGTCGCGACAGAAGCAGGTGATGGGGAGACAGAGCTGAGTGACCCGCACAATTCGACGGGGCGCAAAcactcatcaccaccacctctgGGATATCCCACATCCGCCTTACACAACACAAACTGAGCACCGACCTCCGCCGGCTCCGCCGCAACCCTGCACATGCACCACGCGACGCAGATGTGGCCAGGCACACGTCAGCTGCGGTGATCGCTCCCAGGCTGTTCGGAATGCATGGCTCGCGTGAGtagcgcgtcgtcgccctcgccatgaTGGCGACAGGTCGCGTCAACCGGGACAATTGTGAGTGGCTGCTCGGAACGAGCCGAAGACTGCCTGCCTAATCTGTTATCTGAAATGTGCGGTTTTGAAACCCGCGAGCGTAGATGGCCAACACTACACAGGGGTATTGGAGTTAGTTACCGGCGGCATGGCGTCGTCTCGCTTGCGGCATTTGAACTGTGCGTGTGTGTCTTCGGATGCTGTCGAGTTGTTTCAGTTACGTCGGGGAGGCTGTTGTGAGGCAGGCTGGTTGTCAAGTGAGGCAAAGCCACAGACAGTCATGATAGGCGTGGGCGGAGTTCATGCCTATTATGGCGTGGAACAAGCCAGTGCCCACCTCGCTACCTGCTTCTACCTACTTCCCACGCTCAGCCTCGCATCCATCTTGTCTCCTCCCATTAATCCATTGTCTCGCATTACTGGGGGGTCCTTGTTTGCGACTGCTAgagcctcggcgctggcgatACTAACCTGTTCCGGCTGGGTGGGCTTGGTCCGTACCATACATAGAtcgtgccgcggcgcggtggcTGGTGGCTGGCGACATGGCGTAGCGTAGCCGTCGGCCAGCGAGCGGCACAGACACTATTACGCCGAGAAGCCGAGGCTGGCGAGGTGCAGCCGCCTTGCCGCAGCCAATGGATGGCGCGTGCATGGCGATCACTGTTTGATAATGCTCGAACGAGAGCGCCTAGCACCATGTTCCTgcgtcaatgtcgacacCAGTCGACAGTGGTCGCGACTCCGAATTCATGGACGCGACAACCCACTGCGACCCATTCCTTGTAGATCGCTCGCTGTCTCGCGGGGCCCAGTGCCAACTCGACACGACGTCGGTGGCGTGAGCTGCTCGCACATAGTTATCCAatctcgctcgccccgcgtTCACCCAAGCGAGCTTAGGACCCCTTTACGCCCAGCAGAGCAGGTCTTGGCTCGAGCCAGGTCCGAGCTTGCGGAGGACCAGCGCGGAGGAGACGACTGCGGCGTGCATGCCGTCGGACCGACTGGGAGACGACGGACGGGGCAAGGCTTGCTTGCTGCGATGGTTGACGCGACTGACTCGACtgtactcgtcgtccttggccaAGACAACAACCAGGACATTTGCAGGGACTGACGACAACCACCAGGATCCGAACTATGACACGTTTGCGgcttgcgcgccgctcctcctgcGCCTACCTTCTTCCCACCCAGCTTGCTGCTCGCCAAACTAGATCCTGGAACCCGAACGACAGCTTCACAAGCAGTGGACGCACTTTCCCAGCAGCGCAGTGTCGGCCACCCGACCCATGGCCGAGCCGACCTTCTGAAACGCTGACGTCTTTGGTTGTGACTGATTTGGCATAACGACAAAGCGGCGTTCCAAGGGAGGTGGAGGGACGGGTGGTGCGTCCAAACCCTCGATTCAGCCCGAGGCAGGGGAGCAGAGGCTGCCCAGATGCCACTATAGGTGACACCACGTGAGGCAGACCCTGCACCTCTCATATCACCTCCTCTGTGCTCATGCATACAGAGGGGGCAGGAGCCCAGGAGCCCTAGCTAATCTTGATGGGCAGCAGGCACCTCACTGCATCACAACAGCGCTCCCTCACATCTTTCACGCTGCTCATCATCACCGCTTCTGCTGCTCCGCCCAACCCGAACCGCTTCCGAGAGCGCAGACTCCCCACGCCCATCTGCTTCTTGCAGCAGCTATGACGTGCAGAGTGCATACAACAACATGCCCAGGCGCAATGTCACCACCCGATCCTCGTGCAGCCGCTGCGCCAGGCCCGCCCGCACGACGAAACAGCCGAAGCCAAACCCACCAGTCTGTCGAGCTCCCTTGAACCTGAATGCGCACCTGGGttgctggcgctgctgccggtgTCGATGACGCTATCTCGTTTGCGACAGCCTTGCCCCTTGGGATATCACACCATTCTTAAAGCCAACGCAACAGCACGCCATTCTTATACATCATCACACCACTTGTTGATGAgggccgcccccgccaaaCGCCCCACTGTGATCCCTTCGCCTCCTCGTGCAACCCGTGCACACGCACTCACTGTaccacacgccgccggcagcctGATCCCGACGGCTTGCCGTTAACCCAGGGTTACCCAACACGCCGATTATCTGTGGACCGCCCCACCGGAGCCAAGCCCAGAccgccaccacaccaccacgacagCCGACCACCATCGCGGCAGATCAAACGAGCGAGCCAAAAGGAGCGAGACTGCAAAAAGCCTGCCACTGCGCTAAAGCAGCAGCTTATATTAGACGCGTGCCGCACTTCAATGCTGGCATCCTCCCCacccacaacaacaacaccagGCAACATGGCGACCAACCACTTGGAAAAGGAGCAACCCAACGCCGATCCCAGCCACCTGGCCCCCCACCTCGagcaggagaagaagcgcgacAGCCTGGGCtacgcgcacgacgacgatgccacCGTCGTGGTgatcgacgacggcaagacgaCCATCCCAAAGGGCACATATGACCCCGTGTACGAGGCCAAGGCTCGCGTGCTCAACGATGCGGTAtgtgcccgccgcgcccaccaACGTGTGCGCCCATTTCCCGCACTAACACGTCTCGCAGATTCAGGACATTGGAATGGGCTGGTACCAGTGGCAGCTGTTCATTGTGAGTTGCTGCCTTCCTGCAGCGGGGTGACAGGTTGCTGACGAGGCTAGGTTGTCGGCTTTGGCTGGGCTTCGGACAACATGTGGCCCATCACGACGTGAGTGGCACCTGAAAACGCTATCCCCCACAGGCGCTGACAACAATCCACAGCTCGCTCATCCTCCCGGCCATCAAGAACGAGTACCCCGTGGCGCACCCCCAGTTCCTCACTCTCGCCCAAAACATCGGCCTTCTCGCGGGTGCCCTCTTCTGGGGCTTTGGCTGCGACATCTTTGGCCGTCGTCAGGCCTTCAACCTCACCCTTGGTGTTACCGCCGTCTGGGGCATGATCGCTGCCGGCTCGCCCAGCtttgctgccgccgccgtcttcgCCGCGTTCTGGTCGTTCGGTGTGGGCGGTAACCTTCCtgtcgactcggccgtcTTCCTCGAGTTCCTCCCCGCCTCGCACCAGTACCTCCTGACTGTGCTCTCCCTCGACTGGGCCCTTGCCCAGGTCGTTGCCAACCTTATCGCCTGGCCTCTGCTCGGCTACAGGACCTGCGCTGAGCCCGAGGGCTGCACCCGCTCCAAGAACATGGGCTGGCGCTACTTTGTCATCTGCATGGGTGGCATCACGCTCCTCATGTTCGTTATCCGCTTCCTCTTCTTCACCATCTACGAGTCCCCCAAGTACCTCatgggcaagggcaaggacgaggaggctgTTCAGATCGTTCACGAGGTTGCCCGTCGTAACGGCAAGACGTCCAACCTCACGCTTGACGACCTCAAGGCCTGCGAACCCCCCAACTACGTTGCCCCTACCTCGGCTGCCGACACCCTCAAGCGTGAGCTGCAGaacgtcaacctcgaccacgTCAAGGAGGTATTCAAGACTAAGAAGCTCGCCTTCTCCACGACGCTCATCATCCTTGTTTGGGCGctcatcggcctcggctACCCTCTTTACAACGCCTTCCTCCCCTTGATCCTCAGCACCAAGTCGTTCAACGGCGAGAAGGTCTCAGTCACTCACACCTACCGCGACACGCTCATCATCGCCGTCATGGGCGTTCCCGGTgcgctcgtcggtgccgccTTCTCCGAGGTGCCCGGCATCGGCCGCAAGGGTATCCTCTCTGCCTCGTGCATCCTCACTGGTGTCTTCCTCTACCTGAGCACCATTGCTACCAACTCGGGCGGCTTCCTCGGCTACAACTGCGCCTACAACTTCACCTCGAGCATCATGTACGCCGTGCTCTACGCCTACACACCCGAGCTCTTCTCGACTGCCAACCGCGGCACGGGTAACGCGCTCACGGCTTCGGCCAACCGTATCTTCGGTATCATGGCCCCTCTGGTCAACGCGTTCGCCCCCAAGAACACGCCCGCCCCAGTCTACGTCTCGGGCGCCCTCTtcatcgtcggcggcctgctcgtcaTCCTCATGCCCTTCGAGTCGCGTGGCAAGGCTGCCCTCTAGACTCGAAAACAAACCCATCTTGTGCCAACTGTAACCATAGTCTTGAaccgccgcgaggcgcagTTATAGTGTGCTGCCCAGTGCAGAGTTATGCGACCACACGAGCCCatctgctcgtcgccagccaCCCGTTACCATCCACTGCCTGCGGAGCACTGACCAGAGTCTTATCCGTCCCGGTGCACCCCGGAGATCAGCACACCGAAGCCAAATGTCGTGCTCGTGACACTCGGGACAGTGAGGGAACAGGGCGGAAGCAGGGGCCACGCAGGGTGGCTGGAGGGCAAAGGccgtccatctcgtcctTGCTTGGCGTTCGGCTCAGCCAGCCTGGTGCAGGCTGAGCCCCGCCCCCGGTCAACTGTGTGACGGGATTGGTAGCCCCACCGAGTGATGCCACGACCCGCCCGTCCACCGAGGTCGCGTCCACCGTTCATCTCGGTCACGGTGGACCGGTGCCGGTGGACGCGCACTGATATCCCCAGTGCCCTCCACCAGCCGGAGTGCACAACGGGCTCGACGCTACTCTACGCCGGCTATCGCTTACTAACCTGCTTGCTGGCTTGCATGCAGCGGCAAACCGTCGCCCGCACGCTAGACGCGTTGTTGTGGAGCGAAGAGCGGATTCCACGCGGTTCGTTCGCTtcggaggtcggcgactACCTCACGTGATGGGCTCGAGTCGGCCATATTAAGAGCGCAGTAGGCGAGTATGTGGTGCGGTTTTCTTCCCCATCCCTTACAATGGCCAGCAGCACAGCGATAGAGGTCGCACCTGGCcgctcggccgtcgaggagcgggGGGCAGGGCACAaggtcgacctgctcgctcCCGAGTCTGACgcgccaacgacggcggcgctcgacgacgagctcaagctccCGCCCACACAGTCGCTCGTTATCATCCTCCTCTCCAGCGTGCTCATGCAGATCTCGTCGTTCATCGTCGTGCCCTCTGCCAACGAGTATGCGCAGCTGCTTGGCGGAACAGCGACCTTCGGTGGTCTCGTGCTCGGTATCCCGGTCGTCGCGTCCCTCCTCTCCGTCCTCCCAATGATGGCGCTTGATCAAGGTGCGTGCTGCGCTG
This window encodes:
- the SPAC1002.16c_0 gene encoding putative transporterc, with protein sequence MTTGDAGACTPGTASERTPLLAATPVKPGTPVDRHLAIRLPPSLAGLDEDALQRMDRSVTRKVDTLLLPILIILYILNFIDRNNVATANIGGMTVDLGMSAKDFSTAVSVLFISYISFQIPSNIVAARTSRPGIYICLMCALWGAVSACTGAVRSFRGLVVCRLLLGVTEAAFFPGAMFLLTLFYTKKQMALRAAILYTGSQFGNAFGGLFALACMQLEGYRGLRGWRWLFIVEGLLTVAAAFVFALIIPNRPESFGWLTPVERDRLKYVLEQDRFTKDAGDEIGSWDAFKLAVTDVKVWFVAAALTCNYIASGVVNFFPMVVKGLGFSDTTTLWLTSPPYLLCAVVISIVGWHSDKVQERTMHVVVSFCVCIVAMVLALTTTSFAPRYLAMMIMPSSFYSASIVMLSWMSSSIVGPSVKRAIAIALINSIDNSPNIWTPYLYFDPPRYTVAFIVNLVASVLLIIVVLAKRQYLVKQNRKLDRGEDLGPNGPTRVQIEAGFRFQL
- the SPAPB1E7.08c_0 gene encoding putative MFS-type transporterc, coding for MLASSPPTTTTPGNMATNHLEKEQPNADPSHLAPHLEQEKKRDSLGYAHDDDATVVVIDDGKTTIPKGTYDPVYEAKARVLNDAIQDIGMGWYQWQLFIVVGFGWASDNMWPITTSLILPAIKNEYPVAHPQFLTLAQNIGLLAGALFWGFGCDIFGRRQAFNLTLGVTAVWGMIAAGSPSFAAAAVFAAFWSFGVGGNLPVDSAVFLEFLPASHQYLLTVLSLDWALAQVVANLIAWPLLGYRTCAEPEGCTRSKNMGWRYFVICMGGITLLMFVIRFLFFTIYESPKYLMGKGKDEEAVQIVHEVARRNGKTSNLTLDDLKACEPPNYVAPTSAADTLKRELQNVNLDHVKEVFKTKKLAFSTTLIILVWALIGLGYPLYNAFLPLILSTKSFNGEKVSVTHTYRDTLIIAVMGVPGALVGAAFSEVPGIGRKGILSASCILTGVFLYLSTIATNSGGFLGYNCAYNFTSSIMYAVLYAYTPELFSTANRGTGNALTASANRIFGIMAPLVNAFAPKNTPAPVYVSGALFIVGGLLVILMPFESRGKAAL